From the genome of Fundulus heteroclitus isolate FHET01 chromosome 7, MU-UCD_Fhet_4.1, whole genome shotgun sequence, one region includes:
- the LOC105938012 gene encoding protein FAM171B — MRGLWPWVFWALAVSRNVGASGELTETEGHLLHADERNFLKQDSMKQEAFEHQEQLEALPGSTFNLRVQVNDMLSQQPLSQAAVELFVNHTLNSTAFSEQDGSVRLRVPFHSGLPITVVATKRGFISALLPCKTSRIPIFSSVTIPLLRLNQGNIWLFEDSVLLTGRTAAAGSQPTVRFPQSLLNLTHSRNVSSVRAYLTVPKLGPQQDGSLNTLGIMSSQSGYVSVELSPVAAISVQLFSGDTELQVSGPIQISLNVPESCGLQAPDVVPAWFFNRTTGGWMRKGLGKMTLVAGKLMWTFTAPHLGYWIAGPLTSTRGFFGFHILVDVISQHSFFLMVFAGGTFVVIICLLTGLLCHCRRKFSEDKARQTSAVLRRDQTTSTNHDEESETSWSLQRNQHQNQSNGSFITVKSSEVIANPSALVAPLEHSGPDFIAVTSEPNRAPASLPDGLFFYNQPVAILPAPAFFHLEEHPEQAEWSRSATLPRVGASNGAAAEPPRKESFTQTLHTEDQLQSSEGSQGPATTSRVPFNLPESASVPGTLNKRAGSRHSVHAVTGLSKIPSPQPPRAWFVSLEGKPAAEIRYAVSEQQRRRRPIESRETSLDSGVDLSELNQTTGKRPVTLERTTTFIKSPSSSKHTPQE; from the exons GCTCCACCTTTAACCTGAGGGTCCAGGTGAACGACATGCTGAGTCAGCAGCCCCTGAGCCAGGCAGCGGTGGAGCTCTTCGTCAACCACACGTTGAACAGCACAGCCTTCAGTGAGCAGGACGGCAGCGTAAGGCTTCGCGTACCTTTCCACTCAGGGCTGCCCATCACAGTTGTGGCCACTAAGCGAGGCTTCATTTCTGCACTGCTGCCGTGTAAAACCAGCAGAATACCGA TCTTTTCATCAGTAACCATACCCCTGCTGCGTCTCAATCAAGGAAACATCTGGCTCTTTGAGGATTCGGTTCTGCTCACCGGCAGAACAGCTG CTGCCGGTTCCCAGCCCACAGTCAGGTTTCCCCAGAGCCTCTTGAACCTGACGCACAGCAGGAACGTGAGTTCTGTTAGAGCCTACCTGACGGTTCCCAAACTGGGCCCACAACAGGACGGCTCTCTGAACACTCTGGGCATCATGAGCAGCCAATCAG GATACGTGAGCGTGGAGTTGAGTCCAGTGGCAGCCATCAGCGTCCAGCTCTTCTCTGGAGACACGGAGCTGCAGGTGAGCGGGCCGATCCAGATCAGCCTCAATGTTCCTGAGAGCTGTGGGCTCCAGGCTCCAGACGTTGTTCCGGCCTGGTTCTTTAACAGGACTACCG GTGGATGGATGAGGAAAGGACTCGGAAAGATGACACTGGTAGCTGGAAAACTGATGTGGACTTTCACCGCTCCTCACCTGGGCTACTGGATCGCAGGACCTTTGACCTCCACCAGAG GTTTCTTTGGATTTCACATCCTCGTGGACGTGATTTCACAACATTCATTTTTCCTGATGGTTTTTGCTGGAGGAACATTTGTTGTGATCATCTGTCTTCTGACTGGACTCTTATGTCACTGCAG GAGGAAGTTCAGTGAAGATAAAGCCAGACAGACGTCAGCGGTGCTGAGAAGAGACCAGACGACCTCCACAAACCACGACGAGGAGTCTGAAACATCTTGGTCTTTACAGCGGAACcagcatcagaaccagagcaACGGCTCCTTCATCACAGTGAAGAGCAGTGAGGTGATCGCCAACCCCAGCGCTCTGGTGGCTCCGTTGGAGCACAGCGGACCGGACTTCATCGCTGTGACCTCAGAACCAAACCGAGCTCCTGCATCCCTCCCCGACGGTCTGTTCTTCTACAACCAACCTGTGGCCATCCTTCCTGCTCCGGCTTTTTTCCACCTGGAGGAGCATCCGGAGCAGGCCGAGTGGAGCAGGTCTGCCACGCTGCCACGGGTCGGCGCTTCAAACGGAGCCGCCGCCGAGCCTCCGAGGAAAGAGAGCTTCACCCAGACTCTCCACACCGAGGACCAGCTCCAAAGTTCTGAGGGCTCCCAGGGACCAGCCACCACGTCCAGGGTGCCCTTCAACCTCCCGGAGTCGGCGTCGGTACCAGGAACGCTGAATAAACGGGCCGGCAGCAGACATTCTGTCCACGCCGTCACAGGTTTATCTAAAATCCCCTCCCCTCAGCCTCCCCGGGCCTGGTTCGTCTCCCTGGAGGGAAAACCCGCCGCAGAGATCCGGTACGCCGTGTcggagcagcagaggagacgGAGGCCCATAGAGAGCCGAGAAACCAGTTTGGACTCCGGGGTGGACCTGAGCGAACTGAATCAGACGACTGGGAAGAGGCCGGTGACTCTGGAGAGAACCACTACGTTCATTAAAAGCCCGTCCAGCAGCAAACACACGCCTCAGGagtaa
- the si:dkey-10c21.1 gene encoding uncharacterized protein si:dkey-10c21.1 has protein sequence MERLQSQQDNLRLWLSADADHIITECESLLRVSEYKEVVKQPSEEEKISSLLRTIINNGAETCESFTEILRKNQRHYHQLQQFFHSSEGTTAPTVFADNNSIVATTNFSNIKGKCLTRNLETESNPRENLSGNIVSGNDYTATGGSVICADRLDGVNVDNMDFSVKITSSRVPSAPGRAADLPCQDPAGKTITEHKVRLTECLMADANYILQHVDQKSIITQREYQNLKAVTEPEKQVIQLIDQVISKGPEKSLQFLQLLKEPKVLETFPQLRNILDTGA, from the exons ATGGAGCGACTGCAGTCCCAGCAGGACAACCTGAGGCTGTGGCTTTCAGCAGATGCTGATCACATCATCACTGAGTGCGAAAGCCTTTTACGTGTTAGTGAATATAAAGAGGTGGTGAAGCAGCCGAGTGAAGAGGAGAAGATCAGCAGCCTTCTGAGAACGATCATCAACAATGGAGCAGAAACCTGTGAGAGCTTCACTGAGATCCTGAGGAAGAACCAGAGACATTACCatcagctgcagcagtttttccACTCCTCTGAGG GCACAACTGCTCCAACAGTGTTTGCTGATAATAACAGCATTGtcgcaaccacaaacttctcaAACATAAAGGGGAAATGTCTCACACGCAACTTGGAGACGGAGAGCAACCCAAGAGAAAATTTGTCTG GGAATATTGTATCAGGGAATGATTATACTGCAACGGGAGGGAGTGTTATCTGTGCCGACAGACTAGACGGAGTTAATGTGGATAACATGGACTTCTCAGTGAAGATTACGTCGTCACGGGTTCCTTCAG CTCCAGGACGTGCTGCTGACCTTCCTTGTCAG GATCCTGCTGGAAAGACGATCACAGAGCACAAAGTGAGGCTGACCGAATGCCTGATGGCTGATGCAAACTACATTCTGCAGCACGTCGACCAGAAATCCATCATCACACAAAGAGAATATCAGAATCTGAAAGCTGTGACTGAGCCAGAGAAGCAAGTGATCCAGCTGATTGACCAGGTCATCAGCAAAGGTCCAGAAAAATCTCTTCAGTTTCTTCAGCTTCTCAAGGAGCCTAAAGTCCTGGAGACCTTTCCACAGCTCAGGAACATTTTAGATACTGGCGCTTAA